The Ignisphaera sp. genomic sequence AACAGAGAGAATAGATCTTGTAGTGCCATGCATAACAGCTGTGGGTGCCCCAATAGAGCCGCTGATAATTACTAGAGAAGAATTTGAGAAATTAAAAGAGAAAAGAAATCCAGTTGTAGTAGAAGCGCTAAGCAGTGGAGTACCAATAATGAGTTAACAAAATAGAACGAGATTAGATAAATATCTAACAAAACTTTTGGTTGGCTAATAGTCTTCGCTGTTAGAATTCCTGGTTCAACTTCCTTCTCCTAATGTTCTTCTCTTACACATATAGATCCAATAGACATAGTGTAAATAGGTTCGATACACATCATGAAAGATAAAGAGATTATAACTATAAACTATCTACAGCTATTTGATGATACAGCAATGTGAATGCTACAATAGGAAACATCTGCTAGGCTTAAGCGATGATTTAATAAAGCTTGTTGACAAGCCTATAAGACTGCATGTATATAGTTTGAGTAGTGATATTTTGAAGGCTTTATGGGATTATTGTTAGGTATGTAAGCAAATTCAGTTAATTGACAAAGCTTTAAATAAACTCTTTGAGTTTGTTAAAGTGAAGAGGGTGTATACATGCAAAACTTGAAAAGCTTGAGAACACTCCAAGACAATTATTAGATAAAGCATGGATATATGTAATAAAATGACGGTAACACTTAACACAATAGATCATAGAAGAAGCTAGAAAATTCTTGAATCCTATGATAAAAGCGATTTTGAATTAATTGCAACAAAGCTTGCTAGTATAGCTGTTAACAAGTAGTGTGAAACAACAATCAGCATAAGAGATAGACCTAGCATAAATAGGTGTATAGCCGCATGACAAAACGCTTCTATGATACTTTTTCAATGTGGTGAATAGGCATATATATCTTTAATTTTCGTTTTAATATCTATCAATTTTTATTACACGTGAAGTAACTTTAAAAGTTAATCTAAATTCTAATTAACATTAAAACATTAGTGATGATAATAATTTATAATCATCTATAGCATCTAACAATAAACACTATACAGTAATAAAAATACAGCTCATTACCATAAATTAATGCACATCAAAATGTTTATAGCTATAACTATTTTAATTAAAATATAAATATAGGTACAAAAGATATTTTATACTAGGGTGTCCACATTATGGGTGAGGTAAAAGCCCCTGCTATGCGTTGGGTAATACTAGGTGTGCTGGTATTAGCATTTATGTGTGCATTTGCCTATGCATTTGCTATAACAACACCTTCTGCTGTGATACTAGGTAAGGTATTCAACTTGACTGATGTAGAGGTAGGATATCTAATGATGGCCTTATCGATTGCAGCTGCTATAATGTCGCTGCCTTCAGGCATTATAACTGATAAATGGGGGGTTAGAAGGGCTGGTATGTTAGCAATGGCTCTTCTAACAGTTGGCTGGCTGGTATCTGGTGTAGCCCCTAACTACCCTACTCTATTAGTTGGGAGAGCCATTGTTGGTTTAGGAGGAGTTCTTCTCAGCATCGTTGGACCGCCAGCACTAATTGGCTGGTTCCCGCCAAAAGAAATAGGCACTGCGATGGGTATATGGGCTGTTGCAATGCCACTAGGTCTAGCGTGGGAGATACCCTTTGCAGGATGGATTATGAGTACCTATGGTTGGCAAACAGGATATTTAATAGGAGCCATATTCTCTATCATCTTACTACTTCTCTACGCAGCCATTGTGAAGCCGGGTCCGCTACTGGCACCTCCACCTAAAGCTGAAGCTGGTGTAAAGCCAGTTAGAATGAGTGAAGTATTTAGAAATGCAGATGTTTGGAAGTTCAGCTTATCAGTATTCTTCACAATTATCACATTCCAATCTGTTATGACATATTATGCTAGGTGGCTTATTAGCGCAAAAGGTGTTGAAGAAGGTACTGCATATTTCCTCGCCGGCTTAATAGGTCTGATGGGAATTATTGCAGCGCCATTCTCTGGATGGCTTTCTGATAGACTTGGCGGAAGAAGAAAACTCGTTTACCTTCTCGGAGTAATACTATTGATAATACCGCTAATAGCTCTTCCATATGCTCCAGCTGAGCTACTGATACTTGTGACAATATTGCTTGGATTCTTCACATTCGTAATACCTCCACATATGTTCTCAATACCAACACTAATAGTTAGACCAGAGCTTGCAGGTCTATCGCTAGGAATAACAATAACATTCTTCTACATTGCCGGGATAATTGGAGTGCCACTTGCAGGCACAATATTTGAATCCTATGGCTTTGCAGCAACAACACTATTCCTTGTTGTATGCAACTTGATAGCAGCCGCGTTGGCCGTGCTTGTCAAAGCAAAGTAATTCAATTGCATATATTTTTTATCATTTATTATAATAAATTTTTTGTATAGCAAAACATGACGAAATATGTTTAAGTCTCCAAATTCGGGCATAGACCTAGGAATCTCATGAAACTGAGGCAAAGGATGAGACTACATTCCATATTTCTAGCGTACAACTAGCAACAAATTTATTATGTTAAAAAAATATAGAGGGCTGAGACATATACTCTCCCGCTAAGCTAAAAGGTTGTGCTTAGGGTGTATGATATGAAGTTTGCCTTTTTATCTATGTCGAGAACCAAAGATTTGGGAAAGAGGGTTGCTATAATTGGTGCCGGGCCTGCGGGCCTCTCAGTTACTGGCTACTTAGTTACTAGGGGCTTCGAAGTCGATGTTTATGAGAAATTGCCCCTACCCGGCGGCTTAATGACTTTTGCCATTCCAAGCAACAAAATAGATGTTAACGGTATTTTGGAAGGATGTAAAGATTTAGAGCAAAACTTTGGTGTAAAGTTCTACTTTAAAACAAAAGTTGCTTCTGGTAGAGGTGTAGAAACAGGTGATGAATTTGTCGAAAAAGTTATAGACTTCTATGATATTATCAAAAAATATGATGCCGTAGTAGTTGCAACAGGTACATGGGAAAGCAAAAAGCTTAACATACCTGGTGAAAATGCGGCAAATGTTATACCAGCACTAGAGCTTCTCTACAGGATCAGACTTTCAGAGCTTGGCTATACATCAAACATTAAATTGCCGAATAGAGTTATTATTGTAGGTGGCGGTCTTAGTGCTGTTGATGCTGTTGAAGAATGCTTGAATAGAGGTGTAAAAGAAGTCTACTGGATCTATAGAAGAACAGCAAAAGAAGCTCCGGCAGGTATCTACAACATAAATAGGCTCGTAAATCGCGGTGTAAAGTTCCTTGAATTAACGCAACCTATAGAAATACTAACCGAAAATAATGTTGTAAAAGCTGTTAAGCTTGTTAAAATGAAATTTGAAGGTACTGATGAATCGGGTAGACCAAAACCAGTCCCAGTTCCTGGGTCGGAATTTGTTCTTGAAACAGATATGGTTATAACTGCTATTGGTGAGAAGCCTACCCCACCAATTGGTGTTGGTGATTTAGCTAAGTATGTAGGAGATGATGGGAGGCTGTTAGTGGATTTAAGCTATAGGGTTCCTGGTACAAGCGTTTTTGCTGCAGGAGATGTTGTTCAAGGCCCTACAAAAATAGGTTTAGCAGTTGACCATGGTTTAAAAGTTGCTAGATCTCTCGATAAGCTTGTCTCTGGCTCAGCTCCAAAAATAGCGGAGATGATAGCATCTTTACCTAAAGCACGGTATATAGCCAGCTATACTAAGTGGGCCGACGCCATAGGTAAATCTACTTGTGGATTTCTGGCCACAAGGTTAGGTATTGAGGAGGGTAAATGTTTGTCTGGAAAGCCATTCCTAAAGATAATTGATTACAATAAATGTATTGGGTGTGAAACCTGTAGCGCTATTTGCGGTTTTCTCCACGACGGAAAACCTCTAATAAAAATTGAGAAAACAGAAGATGGTGTTGTAATTCCGATAACATGTATGCATTGCACTAATGCAAAATGTGCTGAGGCGTGTAAACGAAAAGCAATTGTTAGAGGATCTATGAAAGAGGTGTTGATCGACTATTCAAAGTGTAATAACTGTCTAGATTGTGTCTATGCGTGCCCCATACGTGCGATAAGGATTAGAGGTGGAAGAGCAGTTAATTGTGATCTATGCAAAGCATTACGAGAGCATGGATTACCTCCTGCTTGCATATCTATGTGTCCAAGCAATGCAATAATGTTATACGCTACATAGAATAGAGGCTTATAAAACTAATTTTAATTCTCAATTATTTTCTGTATTTATGAAAACAAAGAAAAGAAATATTTTTAAGTCTCTGAAGAGTGTTCTACTTAATAGGAGTGGAATCTGTGAGAAGAGTAAGCCCAATAATTCCAACAAATCAATTAGAAGTAAACTTGGGTACGCCAAATCTTGCAATAATTGATATACGTCCTCCTCAAGAATATCTAGAAGGTCACATTCCCGGATCTATAAACATACCCTTCGATCCATTCAATTCTGATTGGGCTGTAACAAGAGATGATTTGATTCTAGAACTTCCACCTCCGGAACAGCTTTTCCAGACAATAGGCAAAGCTGGGATAACCTCTGAGTCTATAGTTGTTGTGGTTAACAAAGTGGATACAGCATACAATAGAGCTGATGCTACAAGAGTTGCTGTAGAGCTTATCTATGCTGGTATAGATAATGTTGCTGTATTAGATGGGGGTATCAATAAATGGGTTAAAGAGGAAAGACCGCTAACAAAAGAAGTACCAAAAGTCTCTCCCACGCAGTATAAAGGTGTGTTGAGGAAAGACATATTTGTGTCGAAACAGTATGTTCTTGAAAGAATTGGCAAGTCTACGATAATCGATGCCAGGCTTCCTGAAGTATATTTCGGTGTGACTGTAGAGCCTTGGGGGCCTGTACCAGGTCATATACCAACAGCAAAGAATCTTCCAACTCCATGGCTGTGGACCGATGAAGGTCTTTTCAAACCAGTTGAGGTACTGAAACAGATGGTAGAATCTGTCGCAGGCGTGGATAGAGATAAGGAGATAATTGTGTATTGCGGTGTTGGAGGTTATGCATCTGCTTTGTGGTATGTGATGACGCAAATTCTCGGATATACAGATGTTAAGATATATGACGGTGCTTGGCAAGAGTGGGTTAAAGAGCCGAGAGGACCTATATCAGTATTTAAGTGGGAGTAACTAAAACATAAAATAAAAATAATTTGTTTTTATAAATTCATGTCTATTCTCTAACTATTTTTGTAAGCTCTCTGTATAGCTCTATTTCTTCTAGCATCTTCATAACTCTTTCTCTATATTCAGCCTCTCTTTGCCAGTAAGATTTCTTTCTAGGTTTCTTATGCAGAACCTCTTTGTAGTACTTCCATATACATTCTTCTATGTTAAGTTTATCCAGCTCCTCAACTGTTAGTTCAAGAGGATCTTTATCTAGGCACCCAGGAATCATTTCATTATCACCTCTATGGTACTCCCTCCCATGCAAGTGGATGCATAATTTGGTCAGGATCTAAAACGCTCTTTATCTTCTTCACAACCTCCATATACGTTGGTATGACTCCCACTTCACCTGTTCTCGCAACACCGTATTTAGCATCGAATCTTAATCCTAGCTTTACAAGTGCTCTGTTTAGTCTTGGAGCAAATCTGGGGCCTATTTCTTTTATTAATCTTGGATCTGTTGGGTGGCCTGCTATCATAAGCTCGAACATTGCATAGTGGGCATCCTCAACAGGGTATACTATTGCACCTCTTTTGTATTTAACATCCCCTTCATCAGGATCTTTGAGAACAGGCTCCGTTGCATATAGTAGCGTTAACATCTTGAAGTATCTCGGATAGGCGTAGAGAGGTGCAAGTATCATACCGGCCGGGGCACCTACTGTGCCTGGATAAGACCAGTACTTAATTGTGTACTCAGAGTATAGAGATGCAGACATATTTAGTTGTGCGTCTTCAAACATTTGATAGAATGGCAGCTTATCTGTTATTATTCTTCCGCCATACTTCTCGGTTATCTCTCTCACCCTCTTCTCTTCATAGTCTGCCCATCTCTTTGTACCTTGCACGGTTAACATCAGCATCCACTCTGGATTAACTCTATCAATGATATCAACAGCATCTGGCGAATCTGCAAAGTACTGGGTATACTTGAACCCTGTATACATCGCTGTTCCTGTACACAGTTCATTTTTCGCAACCTCTTCTAGAGCTAGTGTAGCTGCATCAACATTGTTGAAGGCTGGCTGGAAAACTCTGACTTCCTCGTCAAGTGGATGGGTTCTTAAGGCAACTTTTGTAACTATACCCAGAGTTCCCTGTGCCATTCTCGGAATATGTCCTAGGTCAGGTCCTGGTCCGTGAGGCCATAAGGGTCTTGGATTCTCATAGTTTGCTAAGCTTCCTGTTCTCAGTATTGTTCCATCTGGCAATACCATCTCATATCCAACAATCTGTCTATTCACAAATCCTAATCTTGCATTAGCCTTATTTGTTATTCCATGGGTGAAGTGAGAGCCTATGTAGAATGTTGAGCATGCACCTGGCTGGTGAATGAACATCCTTCTTTTGAGAAGTTCTGTTTGGAGCTTGAATATTGGGCACCCAGCTTCGACTACCGCTACCATGTTATCTTCATCAATAAGCAGTATGCTGTCCATTCTGCTGACATCAACTATTATACCTCCAGTTCTCGGTATATGCCAGCTAAACTGGCTTCCAGTAGAACCCACAGGGACTACAGGTATTTTGAATTGGCGGGCAACCCTGACTATTGCTCGAACTTCTTCAACTGTTCGAGGTAGAACAACTATAAATGGGGAGTACGACTTCCAGTTAAATTTGAGGTAAGCCGCATAGTCTTTAGAATATCCAATAGTGATTGCAGGGTCGTCCGAAACCCACTCTGGCCCTACGATATCCACTAGGACTTGCTTTACCCTGGCCAAGACATCTGGATCTATGTAGATGTTGTTACTTTCTTCATGTGGGGATCTTAGAACTGAGGTCATATCCGGACACCTTAAACAAGAGCCTTATCTATAAGCTCTATCAGGTTATACACCTCAACACCAAATTCATTAGCAACTGCTTTAAATGATCTGACACAGGATGGACATGTCGTCACTATATATTTTCCACCTACTGCGACAGCTTCTTCAACTCTTCTCCTAGCTGTAACCTTGTTGAGCTTTGGAAACGTGAATTCAACACCTCCTCCAGCACCACAGCAATAGGTGTTTAGTCTATTCCTAAACATCTCAACAACCTCTACACCGATAAGCTTCAAAATTTCTCTTGGGGAATCCCATACAGGGAATGGCATGATATGTCTCGTTAAATTGCATGGATCGTGGTACACCACCTTCATGTTAAGTTTTCTTAGCTTTGCTGACTCTTTCTCTAATAGCGGTAATATAAGGTCTGTGATGAACTTAACCTCGAATGGAAGCTCGATATTGGCATCTCTAACCTCCTTTATGAATGTTCTATAGTCATGGGGGTCGAGGAACACAACAGTTTTTGCACCTGCATCTGCAAGAGCTTTCGCATTGTGCCCTAGGAACTCAAGGCCATCGTCGTAGAGGCCTGCTCTAAAGAGGAGATAGCCACTGTGCCACTCATCTTCATAGAGATACCCAACCTCAACACCTAGCTTATGAAGTATTCTCAGTACGGCTTGGGCTACATATGGAGCTCTATAGCTGTATACATCACCCACAAACAGCATCGTATCTGCTTTCCTAGGTAGCGATACACCTGGGGGTATCCAAGAAGCTCTCTTCTCCAGAGGTTCACCATATGGATTTCTGAATTTCTTCAAGCTCTCTACAATAGGCTTCCAATACTCTGGAAGACCAACCTCTTTGACGTAGTGCTCCTTCATTATCTCCATAATGGTTAGGGGATAGACCCTCATCGCATTTTCGCACCAGAACTCGCAGTGGCCACAATCTGTACAGGTGTATAGTATATGCTCAATTGTTTTGCTCCATGTAATCCTACCTTCGAGAATACCCCTCGCAATCTCAACAGTGCCTTCAGCATAGTATGCCGCAAATCCAAATGTTTCGCCTCTCGGGCATTGGCTAACAAATCTGTGATCTCTTGCATCTGGGGCAAACACGAATCTGCAGTACTTACACTTATTGCATAGAATTGTAAGGTCGTACATTTCTCTAAGTTCTCTTTTTCTAAAGGCTGGGTATCTCCAGATTACTTTCCCACTACGAGGGGTTGAGGCTTGAGAAGTTTGAGTCATATCCCACACTCAAGAAACTCATTCTTCTATTCTTAGTTTTGTGGGATTCATGATGTTGTTTGGATCTAGAGTTCTCTTAATCTTCATCAAGACCTCGTAGTATACTTGGCTTCTGCTGTACATAAGCTTAGCAAGCACTCCATAAGGCCTGCTATAGAATGCCCCTAGTTTTAACAGCTCTTCAGCTGTTTCATAGTATAGCTCTTTCACTCTTGCTACTTCCACACCCTCTAAACTTCTATTGAACACCACATTGCATGCAACAACACCGATCCTATCTGTGGGTACAATGGTTACTCCCAGCTGCTCCATGGGAAAACCATATTTCTTGCATAGTGCTTCGAGAGCCTTATACATAGCTGGTATATCTTTTAAAGAGCATATGAAGGGTAGAAGAGTTCTAGCACCTCTGAACTTAGAGTACTTAATCCAGCCACTTGGATACGAGACTTCCTGCAAGAACCTCTCTTTCGCTTTTGGAATATCTGGTAGCTCATCTAAGAGTCTTAATCCGTGTTTTCCTAGCTTCTCAGTTAAGTCAGCTAGCATAACCTCTATGCCATCTCTTCGACCTCTTAATGAGAATGCTATAAGCCACCTTGGCAACTTTGACATCAAATCTAAGGCTTTTTTCTCGTAGCCAGGGCTTTCCTCTGCAAAGAATAGAGCTGCATCAACGTTATTGAATATCACCATATCTCTTGGGTATCTAAGCCACATAATCTCTCTAACAATTTTATGAAGATCCTTCTCATCATTTACAGCTACGAAAAGTGCTTCAACACTTTCACCAATAGGCTTAAGCTTGACCCACCCCTGCGTAACTATACCTAGAGTGCCTTGCGACTGATACCATATATAGTTCATGAGCCCTGCATATGGAGATGCGTGAGAGTGTACATAAGGCCACTTAATCTGTGGAAAAGCCTGTTGACCAGTTTTCAAGAGCTCTCCTGTTGGAAGCACAAGAGTCATTGTTGTTAGAATTTCTTCGCTGTAGTATACCCAGCCATATAGAGGAGCGAGATCGAGATAGGTTGAAAGAGCCGAACTTGATTTAGGCAGTTCAGCGGGTGTTAGAACTCTAAGTCCATACTTTGATACATGTTGCTGCAGCTGCTCAAATGTTACACCAGCTTGTATAGATGCCATAGCGGCTCTTGCATCTACATCTAGTATCCTATTCATTCTTCTGAGATCTACTATAACACCTCCTGGCGCTGGTATTGTGCCACCCAAGTTATTTGTTCCACCAGAAAGCGGTGTTACAGGTACTAGATATTTATTAGCATATTCAATTATTTCCTGAACTTCGTCTGTAGATTCAGGTCTTATGATGGTCTCAGGTTTTACAGGTTTTACAAAGCTGTGGTCCTTAGAGTATTTCTCAAGCTCCTTCTCATCTGTGATAACATTGTTATTGCCAACAATTTTGGCTGCCATTTCTACGAACTTATCTAGGCCACCCATACCTCCTACCCCTACCACCATCTAACTATGACAACCTTTCTGTCAGTGAAGAAGTCTACTGTATCAATCTGTGGATGATGACTACCAACACCAGCTAATCTTTTGCCGCCAAATGGGAACCATGCAACTGGCGCAGCAATGCCTATGTTGATTCCGACATTGCCTACATATGCTCTGTGCATAAACTCTCTGGCTGCTTTGCCACTGCTTGTAAATATTGCCGCGCTGTGGTGATACTTGTTGTTGTTTATCCATTCGATGGCTTCATCAAGACTCTTAGCCCTTATGAGGTTGGCTACAGGTCCAAATACCTCCTCTCTAGCAACAGTCATATCCGGCGTAACGTCTTCGAGTATTGTTGGCCCGAGGTAGAACCCTTCTGGATATTCTGGATGCCTAAAGTTCCTTCCATCGAGCACCACCTTAGCTCCCTCATTAATACCCTTCTCAATCATCTTTATAACGTTGTCCCTGTACTTCTTGCTCGCCATGGGACCCATATCAACTGTCTCATCTAGTCCGTGGCCAATCCTCAGCACTTTTGTGGCTTCTACAAATGCATTTTTGAACTTGTTGTAGAATGCATCATCCCCAACTACAACAATGTTCTGTATCGCTAGGCACCTCTGCCCCGCGTTTCCAAATTTCGAGTCTCTTAGGGTCGCAACAGTTCTCTCTAGGTTGCAGTCAGGCATCACAACTGCATAGTTAGATGCACTCCCACCTCCTAGGAACCTCTTTCCGTGTGCTGCCGACAGCTCGTAGAGTCTTAGAGCAGCAGAACTAGTGCCAACAAATGCGGTGCCCTCTACAAGCTTGTGTGTGACGAGATATTCTCCAACTTCGTGTCCTGTGTATATCAGGTTCAAAACTCCAGGTGGTAGTGCTTCTGCTAAGAGCTCAAGTACATATGCCATTGGTATCGGGGTTACGCTACTAACTTTCACAACAACTGTGTCTCCCAGTGCTAAAGCAAATGGTATGAACCAGAACGGTATCATTATCGGGAAGTTGTAGGGGCTGATGATAGCAAAGACTCCTAGAGGCTCTCTAATCAGTATCTCATCAATGTCTCTAGCGATATCTCTTTGGAACTCGCCTTTTGATAAGGTGTATATTGTCGATATAGCTGCTTCAATATTTTCAATGCTTCTCCTCAGATCTCCTCTTGACTCCTTAATAGTTTTGCCATGATTTTGAGTGTTTACCCTAGAGAGTGACTCCCTATACTCATCAAAGATGTACTTCATTTTGAAGATGTACTGAGCTCTTTCAGGAACAGACAGCCTACTCCAAGACTTGAAAGCTTCATAAGCAGCTTCAACAGCCTCATCAACAACATTCTTAGTTACTTGTGGAACCTCTCCTATAACCCTTCCAGTTCCAGGATCATATACCGGTAAATATCCCTCTACCTCGGGTTCAACCCATCTACCATTTATGAATGCTTTAAGCTTTCCATAGTGTTGTCTTGGGGGTTCAAGCAAGGGCATGCCTAACACCACCTCATAGACGTTCCAATAAATCCCAGACTTCTGGATCACTTTCAGCAAGCTCCTGAATCTTACCTATAATACCGAAGACCGTTATCCAATCACTAAGACCTATGCTAGAATCGTACTCAACATTATTTCTCTTATCTGCCAAAGCATATACAACCCTCTCTTTCCCAAGAGCCATATCCTTAAATACGTCTAGAGGCATAGAAACCCTCAAACAGGGATTAACAGCCTTTCTTGACTCAACCCTAAAGCTTCTATCATCGTTAATACGAACTGTAAACACAAAGCGCTCTGGCACCTCAAGCTCCACAACATCGCGTCCAACAAGCCTTGTAACATTATAGCCTTTTGCTTTTGACCATCCTGTTGGATCCATAGCCAGATTCGGCGGTGGATATGGTCCAGGGCCTGGATATGGTGTAGGTCCGCCAGAAAACGTTGTCACTGGTTTAAGTCTCCGCTTAAGAATGTCATCTCTGTTCAAAGACTCTTCATACTTTTTCAAAAATGTTTCTAGTAAGGGGTTCAAGTCCACAACCCTAGGTACTATATTATATGTGTAACCTGTATAAATATTTTTCTGTTACAAATGAACAACAATTGGTATAGAAGCACATATTTATGTTTATTGATAAGAGGTTTAGGTCAGAATGCTGGGTAAAAACAAGGTGAAGGAAAAATACTTAACTTCAATTCTAATTTACAATTTTAACTTCCACTCACCCAGCTGTAGAACTATATCCGATTTTTCAAGTTTCCCCGTAGCACTCAAAACCACATCTCCATAATATGATAACGTTATTTCTATCACCCTTTTTTCTGCTGGTTTTAGTCTTATTTTCTCACTATGAAGAGATTTATTGTCTGGGGTC encodes the following:
- a CDS encoding (Fe-S)-binding protein yields the protein MTQTSQASTPRSGKVIWRYPAFRKRELREMYDLTILCNKCKYCRFVFAPDARDHRFVSQCPRGETFGFAAYYAEGTVEIARGILEGRITWSKTIEHILYTCTDCGHCEFWCENAMRVYPLTIMEIMKEHYVKEVGLPEYWKPIVESLKKFRNPYGEPLEKRASWIPPGVSLPRKADTMLFVGDVYSYRAPYVAQAVLRILHKLGVEVGYLYEDEWHSGYLLFRAGLYDDGLEFLGHNAKALADAGAKTVVFLDPHDYRTFIKEVRDANIELPFEVKFITDLILPLLEKESAKLRKLNMKVVYHDPCNLTRHIMPFPVWDSPREILKLIGVEVVEMFRNRLNTYCCGAGGGVEFTFPKLNKVTARRRVEEAVAVGGKYIVTTCPSCVRSFKAVANEFGVEVYNLIELIDKALV
- a CDS encoding FAD-binding oxidoreductase, with amino-acid sequence MGGLDKFVEMAAKIVGNNNVITDEKELEKYSKDHSFVKPVKPETIIRPESTDEVQEIIEYANKYLVPVTPLSGGTNNLGGTIPAPGGVIVDLRRMNRILDVDARAAMASIQAGVTFEQLQQHVSKYGLRVLTPAELPKSSSALSTYLDLAPLYGWVYYSEEILTTMTLVLPTGELLKTGQQAFPQIKWPYVHSHASPYAGLMNYIWYQSQGTLGIVTQGWVKLKPIGESVEALFVAVNDEKDLHKIVREIMWLRYPRDMVIFNNVDAALFFAEESPGYEKKALDLMSKLPRWLIAFSLRGRRDGIEVMLADLTEKLGKHGLRLLDELPDIPKAKERFLQEVSYPSGWIKYSKFRGARTLLPFICSLKDIPAMYKALEALCKKYGFPMEQLGVTIVPTDRIGVVACNVVFNRSLEGVEVARVKELYYETAEELLKLGAFYSRPYGVLAKLMYSRSQVYYEVLMKIKRTLDPNNIMNPTKLRIEE
- a CDS encoding FAD-dependent oxidoreductase encodes the protein MKFAFLSMSRTKDLGKRVAIIGAGPAGLSVTGYLVTRGFEVDVYEKLPLPGGLMTFAIPSNKIDVNGILEGCKDLEQNFGVKFYFKTKVASGRGVETGDEFVEKVIDFYDIIKKYDAVVVATGTWESKKLNIPGENAANVIPALELLYRIRLSELGYTSNIKLPNRVIIVGGGLSAVDAVEECLNRGVKEVYWIYRRTAKEAPAGIYNINRLVNRGVKFLELTQPIEILTENNVVKAVKLVKMKFEGTDESGRPKPVPVPGSEFVLETDMVITAIGEKPTPPIGVGDLAKYVGDDGRLLVDLSYRVPGTSVFAAGDVVQGPTKIGLAVDHGLKVARSLDKLVSGSAPKIAEMIASLPKARYIASYTKWADAIGKSTCGFLATRLGIEEGKCLSGKPFLKIIDYNKCIGCETCSAICGFLHDGKPLIKIEKTEDGVVIPITCMHCTNAKCAEACKRKAIVRGSMKEVLIDYSKCNNCLDCVYACPIRAIRIRGGRAVNCDLCKALREHGLPPACISMCPSNAIMLYAT
- a CDS encoding CoA-acylating methylmalonate-semialdehyde dehydrogenase, producing the protein MPLLEPPRQHYGKLKAFINGRWVEPEVEGYLPVYDPGTGRVIGEVPQVTKNVVDEAVEAAYEAFKSWSRLSVPERAQYIFKMKYIFDEYRESLSRVNTQNHGKTIKESRGDLRRSIENIEAAISTIYTLSKGEFQRDIARDIDEILIREPLGVFAIISPYNFPIMIPFWFIPFALALGDTVVVKVSSVTPIPMAYVLELLAEALPPGVLNLIYTGHEVGEYLVTHKLVEGTAFVGTSSAALRLYELSAAHGKRFLGGGSASNYAVVMPDCNLERTVATLRDSKFGNAGQRCLAIQNIVVVGDDAFYNKFKNAFVEATKVLRIGHGLDETVDMGPMASKKYRDNVIKMIEKGINEGAKVVLDGRNFRHPEYPEGFYLGPTILEDVTPDMTVAREEVFGPVANLIRAKSLDEAIEWINNNKYHHSAAIFTSSGKAAREFMHRAYVGNVGINIGIAAPVAWFPFGGKRLAGVGSHHPQIDTVDFFTDRKVVIVRWW
- a CDS encoding FAD-binding oxidoreductase; the protein is MTSVLRSPHEESNNIYIDPDVLARVKQVLVDIVGPEWVSDDPAITIGYSKDYAAYLKFNWKSYSPFIVVLPRTVEEVRAIVRVARQFKIPVVPVGSTGSQFSWHIPRTGGIIVDVSRMDSILLIDEDNMVAVVEAGCPIFKLQTELLKRRMFIHQPGACSTFYIGSHFTHGITNKANARLGFVNRQIVGYEMVLPDGTILRTGSLANYENPRPLWPHGPGPDLGHIPRMAQGTLGIVTKVALRTHPLDEEVRVFQPAFNNVDAATLALEEVAKNELCTGTAMYTGFKYTQYFADSPDAVDIIDRVNPEWMLMLTVQGTKRWADYEEKRVREITEKYGGRIITDKLPFYQMFEDAQLNMSASLYSEYTIKYWSYPGTVGAPAGMILAPLYAYPRYFKMLTLLYATEPVLKDPDEGDVKYKRGAIVYPVEDAHYAMFELMIAGHPTDPRLIKEIGPRFAPRLNRALVKLGLRFDAKYGVARTGEVGVIPTYMEVVKKIKSVLDPDQIMHPLAWEGVP
- a CDS encoding sulfurtransferase; translated protein: MRRVSPIIPTNQLEVNLGTPNLAIIDIRPPQEYLEGHIPGSINIPFDPFNSDWAVTRDDLILELPPPEQLFQTIGKAGITSESIVVVVNKVDTAYNRADATRVAVELIYAGIDNVAVLDGGINKWVKEERPLTKEVPKVSPTQYKGVLRKDIFVSKQYVLERIGKSTIIDARLPEVYFGVTVEPWGPVPGHIPTAKNLPTPWLWTDEGLFKPVEVLKQMVESVAGVDRDKEIIVYCGVGGYASALWYVMTQILGYTDVKIYDGAWQEWVKEPRGPISVFKWE
- a CDS encoding MFS transporter, which codes for MGEVKAPAMRWVILGVLVLAFMCAFAYAFAITTPSAVILGKVFNLTDVEVGYLMMALSIAAAIMSLPSGIITDKWGVRRAGMLAMALLTVGWLVSGVAPNYPTLLVGRAIVGLGGVLLSIVGPPALIGWFPPKEIGTAMGIWAVAMPLGLAWEIPFAGWIMSTYGWQTGYLIGAIFSIILLLLYAAIVKPGPLLAPPPKAEAGVKPVRMSEVFRNADVWKFSLSVFFTIITFQSVMTYYARWLISAKGVEEGTAYFLAGLIGLMGIIAAPFSGWLSDRLGGRRKLVYLLGVILLIIPLIALPYAPAELLILVTILLGFFTFVIPPHMFSIPTLIVRPELAGLSLGITITFFYIAGIIGVPLAGTIFESYGFAATTLFLVVCNLIAAALAVLVKAK